Below is a window of Fuerstiella sp. DNA.
AACTGCATTTCTGACAGGACCGAACCGCCTGCATGCATGCGGTGACAATGGGAGCAGTTGGTGTGGAGATACGCCCGTGCTCGATCCTCGACAGAGGCTGTCGTGTCAACCGGATTCGTCAGTTGGGGACTGTTCTCTGAAGGCGCGAGGGATTCGATAAGTCCAATATGTGTGTAAGTTTCCAGTTGAGAAGCTGAAACCCGACCATAGTTGTGATGTCGATTCAGTTGTGCTGTATTGAAGCCCAGAGGTGGACCGGACCAGCTATTGTGACATCGCTGGCATTCTGCTCGTCCCGCGAATCTCCAGGTCTGTTTTCGAATTCCGGCCGGAGCATCGGAATCGGCAATTTCGAGAGTGAATTCGGAACCGGACGCACCGACCAGCGTGGCATCTGTTTGTTCGATGTTCCACTTGTAGGTGTAAGGATTCCATACAGTGCCATCGAAGTGCAGAATCTGAGTTTCCACGCGGTGACGTGTAGCGGGATCTCCCTGCTGCATCTCGATTGATAACGTTCTGGCCAGTACGGAATCCTCTGGAAACAACCATTTTGCCCCATCGGGGCGGATGGAAAGGTCATCCGGAATGCCGACATGTCGTTCGGCCACAGCAAAATCAGCCCAAGGTTCGGCATTGATCGAATAGGGAATGACACCCGTTTCCGGCAGCAGTTGGTCGGTGGATCGAAACAGACCTGTTTCACTGAGTTTGTGCGGAAATTTTTCGGAAATGTCCGGCCGGGGATTGGGTACCAGTCGATTGATGGTTCCCGCCGCGTGATCCAGGAAATACATCTCTCCATCGTGATCTTCCCCAAATCCGGCAATACGGTGGGTTGTATCTGCGATCTCCTGATGTTCGACGACGTTTCCGTTTTCGTATCGTAAGCTCCAGAATTTACCGGTGTCGTAGTCACCGTAGATGTGATGACCGTAGAGCTCTTTTAGACGCGAACCGTAGTACGTGAGTCCATCTGTAATCGACGATGATTCGGAATGGGGATGTGCGATCGTTGGAGGCAGGATTGGTGTGGGCCCGCGCTGCCACTCCGGATTAGTTGAGGCTGGTCCTTCTTTGATAGCCCAGCCGTAGTTTCCTCCTCGTTCGACATGGTTCATGCTTTCCCACAATTCCCATCCCACATCTCCGACCCACAGGTCACCTGTTTTGCGATCAATGCTCATTCGCCACGGATTGCGAAAACCATATGCCCATATTTCACCGCGAACGTTTGGTAGACCGACAAACGGGTTATCCGCCGGGATGCGATAATTTTTTCCATCTTCAGCGTGGTCGATATCCAGACGCAGAATGTTTGAAAGCAGGTTGCTGACATCCTGGCCGGCCTTTTTCGGATCCGGTGGATTAGGTGCCCCGCCGTCCCCGGTGGAAATGTACAGGCATCCATCGTGACCAAACTTCAGACAGCAGCCGTTGTGCCCACCCGACCACCAGGTGAGGATTGTTGTTTCACTATTTACGTCGATTGTTGGTGGATCGGTGTCCGTCATCCGAAATCTTGCAACATGCGTTCCATCGTCCTGGTTCGATGCTTTGATGTAGCAAACGAAACAATAGCGGTTCTGCTCAAAATCCGGATGAAACGCGAGTGCATAAGTCTGCTGCACACCATCAATTTCTTTGGCAAGATCAATGACCAGATTCGCTTGTTTGACATCGGGATCATTGGGGAAAGAAAAGATTTTTCCGGACTGTTCAACGATGAAAATGCGATTGCTGCCAGGGGCGACGGTGATGTCAAGACAGCCGCTGAATTTGAGCGCTGGAAACGCACGTTCACCGACGTAGGGGAGTGGGGGGAGCGGTGAGCCTGTGATTCCTGACGTGGTCCAGTTCGCACGCTGCGGAATTCCGTATTCCGATATCTCGGCTCCTGACAGCTCTGTGGAGTTCAGTTGTGAAAACAGAGTGCACAACAGTAACAACACGCCTGTGATTCGAAACACAAAGACCTCACGCATTGGTTTAGCTTCGGCTAAAGGAAAATAGGAACTGGCCGTAAGAAGACCACTTCACCACCAGCGTCTGAGGGGTACAGCATGCGGGGTATCGAGGATTACTTTGGTTCCAGCTGACTATGGCAAAGTCACATCCCAGACCTTTGCGAGTCGTGCTTTGCCGGCCGGTCCCTGGACCCGAAGTGTCACGACAAACTGTCCCGGTTTTTCGAATTGATGGATTGGATTACGTTCGTTCGACGTTTCGCCGTCGCCAAAATCCCAGTTCCACGATGTGATCTCCCCCCAGGAGTGATCATGAAATGCTACCGTCCGTTCCTGCCAGCTGATCACGTTGAACGACCAGTCTGCCTCAACCGGTTTGCGGAGATTCTTTTCGATCGGCATCAGACGAAACGCAACCAGATCCGAGGCGTTGCCGTACATTGTTGTCTTGTGTGAGAGGTTCCAGAATCCAGCGTATTGATCTGAATTTTCATCATCATAGTCCAGGACAGCCCACGACAGACCTAACACCTGATCCTCCGTAAGTTTCGTTTGCACGGCCCGGGAGGGGTCGGGTGGCGCGTAGTCAAAGGGGGTGATGAAAAACTCGAGAATCAGGCGTCCGCTTTCAGCGTGTTTGAAGTTGTATTTGTAAGCAGCATTGGCATATGGCAGATCTTTGATCCACGGCTGGCATCCCCACACCATCGTCCAGTCCTTACCTTCGGCAGGCGTATAGATGTGGTAGTTTTGGGCATGAACTCCGTGGAAGAGGAAATGCGTACTTAAATCGGCGCGCAGCTTTTTATTGGGATGCATAGAGCGGATAAATGGTCCGCCTGACAGGTCCCCGTCGACAACAACTTCAAAAATATCGTTGTGCAGATCGGTACGCCCGAAATCCCAGTAGTCGTCGGTGGCGTCATAAAGAAAATACAGTTGATTAAGTCCCTTGACCCAGCCGACTTTGACCGATACCTCCAGATTCGTTGGGTCATGACGGTCTTCGAGACCTTTTACGGTTTCACGGAGCTGCCGTTGTCCGATCTGGTACGAATCAGGAACGATATCCCAGTCCTGGGGGTCGCCGTCAATCCTCGGAATCCTGTCAGACGGAAACTGGAAGATTCTGAATTCAACGTCCGGTCTTGCCAGTGTGCGGAGTTTCTCAGGAGCATCCTGCGCTAATACATGGTTGGTACACACAAAGACGAACAGTGCGCAGACTGCCGTCGTTCCCATAGCC
It encodes the following:
- a CDS encoding PQQ-dependent sugar dehydrogenase; this translates as MREVFVFRITGVLLLLCTLFSQLNSTELSGAEISEYGIPQRANWTTSGITGSPLPPLPYVGERAFPALKFSGCLDITVAPGSNRIFIVEQSGKIFSFPNDPDVKQANLVIDLAKEIDGVQQTYALAFHPDFEQNRYCFVCYIKASNQDDGTHVARFRMTDTDPPTIDVNSETTILTWWSGGHNGCCLKFGHDGCLYISTGDGGAPNPPDPKKAGQDVSNLLSNILRLDIDHAEDGKNYRIPADNPFVGLPNVRGEIWAYGFRNPWRMSIDRKTGDLWVGDVGWELWESMNHVERGGNYGWAIKEGPASTNPEWQRGPTPILPPTIAHPHSESSSITDGLTYYGSRLKELYGHHIYGDYDTGKFWSLRYENGNVVEHQEIADTTHRIAGFGEDHDGEMYFLDHAAGTINRLVPNPRPDISEKFPHKLSETGLFRSTDQLLPETGVIPYSINAEPWADFAVAERHVGIPDDLSIRPDGAKWLFPEDSVLARTLSIEMQQGDPATRHRVETQILHFDGTVWNPYTYKWNIEQTDATLVGASGSEFTLEIADSDAPAGIRKQTWRFAGRAECQRCHNSWSGPPLGFNTAQLNRHHNYGRVSASQLETYTHIGLIESLAPSENSPQLTNPVDTTASVEDRARAYLHTNCSHCHRMHAGGSVLSEMQFDLPLDNTKMINARPSQGTFGIHGARVITPGDPFRSVLFYRITKLGSGRMPKIGSTEVDLNGIALIQEWLSQLPREDTVKSPAPFSIQNAKHLKQLRQADSATEQSEGLIQLFSSTTGALQLLRSVDRGELSATVAATTIQLGTRHSKPEVRDLFERFLSVDNRVKRLGNVVKPEQILSLTGDPVRGRQLFMQSDSVSCRNCHRIEQQGREVGPDLTAIGKKLNAGQLLESILDPSRQIDQKYINYLAETKDGLVITGLLISKDENEVVLKDASNKLNHIPATNIEELLSQEKSMMPDLLFRDMTAQQVADLVTYLGTLR
- a CDS encoding PKD domain-containing protein codes for the protein MRHTAMGTTAVCALFVFVCTNHVLAQDAPEKLRTLARPDVEFRIFQFPSDRIPRIDGDPQDWDIVPDSYQIGQRQLRETVKGLEDRHDPTNLEVSVKVGWVKGLNQLYFLYDATDDYWDFGRTDLHNDIFEVVVDGDLSGGPFIRSMHPNKKLRADLSTHFLFHGVHAQNYHIYTPAEGKDWTMVWGCQPWIKDLPYANAAYKYNFKHAESGRLILEFFITPFDYAPPDPSRAVQTKLTEDQVLGLSWAVLDYDDENSDQYAGFWNLSHKTTMYGNASDLVAFRLMPIEKNLRKPVEADWSFNVISWQERTVAFHDHSWGEITSWNWDFGDGETSNERNPIHQFEKPGQFVVTLRVQGPAGKARLAKVWDVTLP